A single genomic interval of Pomacea canaliculata isolate SZHN2017 linkage group LG5, ASM307304v1, whole genome shotgun sequence harbors:
- the LOC112565001 gene encoding kelch-like protein 10 codes for MEVVAESSSASLVLQQEVTEQRRNENRVCKVLDELRQGGFFCDASIRCGNKTFKVQRNVMSTCSPYFRALFTYDENPGELPKKKKRAMSEINIQDMSPEIMEIVIRYAYTRDVPSDMSTVVQIIQAADRFQIEGLLKTCCHALVQEISLETCMQIRSLARAFPFSCCAIKVAADKFLLENFTWIYCFSADFLQLDTDDLCDVLANDRLNVRTESIPLDAVCRWVAYDFEHRYTHADRLLRHVRLGLITNDAFFRILNYHKLIAASPAVHSVLLNASRLMGQPEVRGSAQLSVPRLPNDLVFVFGGSNLGWPLQIVETFDIRSLTWKECSAADFGPRSYHGTVVLGQVVYIVGGFDGSDYINYCCAFYPAFSRWAHVAPMHDKRCYVSVAILDGYIYALGGFDGRIRQRSAERFYPSSNQWTLIQPMLCPRSDGGAATVSGKIYMLGGFNGQESLSSAECYDPLTNQWTLLQPMRECRSGVGVVAHRGCVYAAGGFNGTRRLNSVERYDPDEDEWRPLSPMLNARSNFAMTVIEDMLMVVGGYGGRHTTTRVELFDVYGDRWSISTELSYSRSALSACVVSGLPNVEEYTLR; via the exons GTCCACCTGCAGCCCCTACTTCCGGGCCTTGTTCACGTACGACGAGAACCCGGGAGAACTTcccaagaagaagaagagagcgATGAGCGAAATTAACATCCAAGACATGTCTCCAGAGATCATGGAGATTGTAATCAG GTATGCGTACACCCGGGATGTGCCGTCGGACATGTCGACAGTCGTACAGATCATCCAGGCTGCCGACAGGTTCCAGATTGAAGGCCTTCTCAAGACCTGCTGTCACGCCCTCGTGCAGGAGATCAGCCTGGAGACGTGCATGCAGATCCGGTCCTTGGCGCGCGCCTTCCCCTTCTCTTGCTGCGCCATCAAGGTGGCAGCTGACAAGTTCTTGCTGGAGAACTTCACCTGGATCTACTGCTTCTCCGCCGACTTCCTGCAGCTCGACACCGACGACCTGTGCGACGTCCTGGCCAACGACCGTCTCAACGTCCGCACAGAGTCCATACCGTTGGACGCTGTGTGCAG GTGGGTCGCCTACGACTTCGAGCATCGCTACACCCACGCAGACCGACTGCTGCGCCACGTGCGACTGGGTCTCATCACCAACGACGCCTTCTTCCGCATCCTCAACTACCACAAGCTCATCGCCGCCTCGCCTGCAGTGCACTCCGTGCTGCTCAACGCCTCCAGACTCATGGGGCAGCCCGAG GTGCGAGGATCCGCGCAGCTCAGCGTGCCCCGACTGCCCAACGACCTCGTCTTCGTGTTCGGGGGATCAAACCTCGGGTGGCCCTTGCAGATCGTCGAGACCTTCGATATTCGATCCCTGACGTGGAAAGAGTGCAGCGCCGCGGACTTTG GTCCCCGGTCCTATCACGGCACTGTGGTCCTGGGGCAGGTGGTGTACATCGTCGGTGGTTTTGATGGCTCCGACTACATCAACTACTGCTGCGCTTTCTACCCGGCCTTCTCCAGATGGGCACACGTCGCACCTATGCACGACAAACG ATGCTACGTAAGTGTCGCCATACTGGACGGGTACATCTACGCGCTGGGAGGGTTTGACGGGAGGATACGACAGAGGTCAGCTGAGCGCTTCTACCCGTCCTCCAACCAGTGGACCCTCATCCAGCCCATGCTGTGTCCGCGCAGTGACGGCGGCGCCGCAACGGTCAGCG GCAAAATTTACATGTTGGGTGGCTTCAACGGACAGGAGAGTCTCAGCTCTGCCGAGTGCTACGACCCGCTGACCAACCAGTGGACGCTGCTGCAGCCCATGCGCGAGTGCCGTAGCGGGGTGGGCGTGGTGGCGCACAGGGGGTGCGTGTACGCGGCTGGGGGGTTCAACGGCACACGCCGCCTCAACAGCGTGGAGCGCTACGACCCGGATGAGGACGAGTGGCGCCCCCTTTCGCCGATGCTCAACGCTCGCAGCAACTTTGCCATGACG GTTATCGAGGACATGCTGATGGTGGTAGGAGGCTACGGAGGTCGACACACCACCACCAGAGTGGAACTCTTCGACGTTTACGGTGACCGGTG GAGCATTTCTACTGAGCTCAGTTACTCCAGGAGCGCTCTGAGCGCGTGCGTCGTCTCGGGGTTACCCAACGTCGAAGAGTACACACTTCGTTAA